A window of Juglans regia cultivar Chandler chromosome 7, Walnut 2.0, whole genome shotgun sequence contains these coding sequences:
- the LOC109007272 gene encoding transcription repressor OFP12-like, translating into MPKLLWRNFHLCFSKIKCLPSIESPPSPPSKDHDSQYPSPTSHNTRSIIMINNFNSLYDTISSSDDPTSKSLTPSFNTNSDFLSSSDDSDDTVVLTDSPPDFATIFASQRFFFSTPGSSNSIFESLDTRQVPDHNALVISGSVQVPKYSLDPYVDFRRSMLEMVEARNLMDETTDQCEYLHQLLLCYLTLNPKHTHKYIIRAFADLVICNSSSPSSSASNHSRRESKNSRQRCISRQLQLDLQR; encoded by the exons ATGCCAAAGCTGCTTTGGAGGAACTTCCACCTCTGTTTCTCCAAAATCAAATGCCTGCCCAGCATCGAATCCCCACCTTCACCTCCAAGCAAAGATCATGACAGCCAATATCCCTCACCCACCTCCCACAATACTAGATCAATCATCATGATCAACAACTTCAACTCCCTCTACGATACTATTTCCTCATCAGACGATCCCACCTCCAAATCCCTCACCCCCTCCTTCAACACCAACTCCGACTTCTTATCCTCCTCCGATGACTCCGACGACACTGTAGTACTAACAGATTCACCTCCCGACTTTGCCACCATCTTCGCCTCCCAGCGGTTCTTCTTCTCCACTCCAGGCAGCTCCAACTCCATTTTCGAGTCCCTGGACACCAGGCAAGTCCCTGATCATAACGCGTTAGTGATCTCTGGAAGTGTCCAGGTGCCCAAGTACTCGCTAGATCCTTACGTTGATTTCCGGCGCTCAATGCTAGAGATGGTTGAAGCAAGAAATCTCATGGACGAGACAACTGATCAATGCGAATATTTGCACCAGCTTCTCTTGTGTTATCTAACATTAAATCCCAAACACACCCACAAGTATATTATTCGCGCTTTCGCCGACCTTGTCATCTGTAATTCCTCGTCCCCATCTTCATCGGCTTCAAATCATAGCCGCCGGGAGTCTAAGAACAGCCGGCAGCGATGTATTTCACGGCAATTGCAG CTTGATTTACAACGGTGA